A single genomic interval of Centropristis striata isolate RG_2023a ecotype Rhode Island chromosome 8, C.striata_1.0, whole genome shotgun sequence harbors:
- the hint3 gene encoding histidine triad nucleotide-binding protein 3 has protein sequence MAAVETSQPAQADVSNNSSVPAEGYEKKCIFCKIVNHEMGTELLHSDEDISCFRDIKPGAPHHYLVVPTKHVGNCKSLSKEHVPLVKQMVEKGKEILQKNNITDLNDVRFGFHWPPFCSVTHLHLHVLAPASQMSFMSRLFYRINSYWFITADQLIELLNTKGETN, from the exons ATGGCAGCAGTCGAGACTTCACAACCTGCCCAGGCTGATGTTTCCAATAACAGCAGTGTGCCGGCTGAAGGATATGagaagaaatgtattttctgcaagATTGTAAACCATGAAATGGGCACGGAGCTTCTTCACAGT GATGAGGACATCTCATGTTTCAGAGACATTAAACCTGGAGCTCCCCACCATTACCTGGTCGTCCCAACCAAACATGTAGGGAACTGTAAATCACTCAGCAAGGAACATGTGCCTTTGG TGAAGCAGATGGTTGAGAAAGGGAAGGAAATCCTCCAGAAAAACAATATAACAGACCTCAATGATGTCAG GTTCGGTTTTCACTGGCCCCCTTTCTGCTCTGTCACACACCTACACCTTCATGTCCTGGCACCTGCCAGTCAAATGAGCTTCATGTCCCGCCTCTTTTACAGAATCAACTCCTATTGGTTTATCACA GCAGACCAGTTGATTGAGCTTCTCAACACTAAAGGAGAGACTAACTGA
- the si:dkey-29b11.3 gene encoding actin-binding Rho-activating protein-like isoform X2, whose translation MGTNSQSTTIMETEDDVPDPAQFSEDTAACIVSVKGLKENWQKWSDEQREYQKHNPFSHDTRPSVVVPQRGQDDYGRPLQGSMTEQRGKDAHTHISREVEELCEVIRNIGKPVDEDGDRKVITVEFGKLFEHYVTISNKLVGILLRARKQRLVGFEGEMLWQGKDDHAVITLLQ comes from the coding sequence atggGGACGAACAGCCAGAGCACCACCATCATGGAAACAGAAGATGACGTCCCAGACCCTGCTCAGTTTAGCGAAGACACTGCAGCGTGCATTGTTTCTGTGAAAGGATTAAAAGAGAACTGGCAGAAGTGGTCCGATGAGCAACGGGAGTACCAGAAGCACAATCCCTTCAGTCACGACACCAGGCCCAGTGTGGTGGTCCCTCAGAGGGGGCAGGACGACTACGGGAGACCCCTGCAGGGGTCCATGACTGAGCAGCGGGGGAAggatgctcacacacacatcagcagagaggtggaggagctgTGTGAGGTGATAAGGAACATTGGAAAACCTGTAGACGAAGATGGGGATAGAAAAGTGATCACTGTGGAGTTTGGGAAACTGTTTGAGCATTACGTGACCATCTCTAATAAACTGGTGGGGATTCTTCTGCGGGCGAGGAAGCAGAGGCTGGTTGGCTTTGAGGGGGAGATGCTGTGGCAGGGGAAGGATGACCATGCAGTTATCACTCTGCTGCAGTGA
- the si:dkey-29b11.3 gene encoding actin-binding Rho-activating protein-like isoform X1 translates to MLEIQRCKREAEMGTNSQSTTIMETEDDVPDPAQFSEDTAACIVSVKGLKENWQKWSDEQREYQKHNPFSHDTRPSVVVPQRGQDDYGRPLQGSMTEQRGKDAHTHISREVEELCEVIRNIGKPVDEDGDRKVITVEFGKLFEHYVTISNKLVGILLRARKQRLVGFEGEMLWQGKDDHAVITLLQ, encoded by the coding sequence agagaggcagagatggGGACGAACAGCCAGAGCACCACCATCATGGAAACAGAAGATGACGTCCCAGACCCTGCTCAGTTTAGCGAAGACACTGCAGCGTGCATTGTTTCTGTGAAAGGATTAAAAGAGAACTGGCAGAAGTGGTCCGATGAGCAACGGGAGTACCAGAAGCACAATCCCTTCAGTCACGACACCAGGCCCAGTGTGGTGGTCCCTCAGAGGGGGCAGGACGACTACGGGAGACCCCTGCAGGGGTCCATGACTGAGCAGCGGGGGAAggatgctcacacacacatcagcagagaggtggaggagctgTGTGAGGTGATAAGGAACATTGGAAAACCTGTAGACGAAGATGGGGATAGAAAAGTGATCACTGTGGAGTTTGGGAAACTGTTTGAGCATTACGTGACCATCTCTAATAAACTGGTGGGGATTCTTCTGCGGGCGAGGAAGCAGAGGCTGGTTGGCTTTGAGGGGGAGATGCTGTGGCAGGGGAAGGATGACCATGCAGTTATCACTCTGCTGCAGTGA